A single window of Cellulomonas sp. NTE-D12 DNA harbors:
- a CDS encoding L-ribulose-5-phosphate 4-epimerase, whose translation MTVRPLSEYSAAVRAEVERTREVVARLHAELPRWELVVWTAGNVSQRVPAEDGEDLLVIKPSGVTYDELTPESMVVCDLDGNLVDGTRSPSSDTAAHAYVYRHMPNVGGVVHTHSTYATAWAARGEAVPCVLTMMADEFGGPIPVGPFALIGDDSIGRGIVDTLSGSRSRAVLMQNHGPFTIGRDAKDAVKAAVMVEEVARTVHLSRQLGELIPIDQRHIDALYARYQNVYGQGDSAPVSTGSALDEESRA comes from the coding sequence ATGACCGTCCGACCCCTGTCCGAGTACTCGGCCGCCGTGCGCGCCGAGGTCGAGCGCACCCGTGAGGTGGTCGCCCGGCTGCACGCCGAGCTGCCGCGCTGGGAGCTGGTCGTGTGGACCGCGGGCAACGTCTCGCAGCGCGTCCCGGCGGAGGACGGCGAGGACCTGCTGGTGATCAAGCCCTCGGGCGTCACGTACGACGAGCTGACGCCGGAGTCGATGGTCGTCTGCGACCTGGACGGCAACCTCGTCGACGGCACCCGCAGCCCGTCGTCGGACACCGCGGCGCACGCCTACGTGTACCGGCACATGCCGAACGTCGGCGGCGTGGTGCACACGCACTCGACGTACGCGACGGCGTGGGCGGCCCGCGGCGAGGCCGTGCCGTGCGTGCTGACGATGATGGCCGACGAGTTCGGTGGCCCCATCCCGGTCGGCCCGTTCGCCCTGATCGGCGACGACTCGATCGGCCGCGGCATCGTCGACACCCTGTCCGGCTCCCGCAGCCGGGCCGTGCTGATGCAGAACCACGGCCCCTTCACCATCGGCCGCGACGCGAAGGACGCCGTCAAGGCGGCCGTCATGGTCGAGGAGGTCGCCCGCACGGTGCACCTGTCCCGCCAGCTGGGCGAGCTGATCCCCATCGACCAGCGCCACATCGACGCGCTGTACGCCCGCTACCAGAACGTCTACGGCCAGGGCGACAGCGCCCCGGTCTCCACCGGTTCCGCACTCGACGAGGAGTCCCGAGCATGA
- a CDS encoding LacI family DNA-binding transcriptional regulator has translation MPNVPAAVPTSRAANPRPPAMSDVAVVAGVSHQTVSRVLNDHPSVRPETRARVLAAIAELGYRRNSAARALVTRRTGVLGVVAPASTLFGPTSTLVGLQESARLVGAVVAVAMLRSFDADSMHQAVEQFLTQGVEGLAVIAPNTEVMQVLEQAPTSLPVVIVSSGDLGTEAEHLHQVAVDQRGGGRLATSHLLAQGYGEVVHVAGPQDWFDAQERLAGWRDACRSAGIEPGAPIEPAAPMESGWSAAHGAAVGRRLVKEGLPRAVFAANDQLAIGLLHAFWEAGVRVPDDVAVAGFDDEAGAAYTIPALTTVRQDLAALGARAVRVLMGATAGSPPTVGIIPAHLVVRASSLRRTS, from the coding sequence GTGCCGAACGTCCCCGCCGCCGTGCCGACGTCCCGCGCCGCCAACCCGCGCCCGCCCGCGATGAGCGACGTGGCTGTGGTCGCGGGAGTCTCCCACCAGACCGTCTCGCGCGTGCTCAACGACCACCCGAGCGTCCGGCCGGAGACGCGCGCCCGGGTGCTGGCCGCCATCGCCGAGCTCGGCTACCGCCGCAACAGCGCCGCCCGAGCGCTGGTCACCCGGCGCACGGGCGTCCTGGGCGTCGTCGCGCCCGCCAGCACGCTGTTCGGCCCCACCAGCACGCTGGTCGGCCTGCAGGAGTCCGCCCGCCTGGTCGGTGCGGTGGTGGCGGTGGCGATGCTGCGCAGCTTCGACGCCGACTCGATGCACCAGGCGGTCGAGCAGTTCCTCACCCAGGGCGTCGAGGGCCTCGCGGTGATCGCGCCCAACACCGAGGTGATGCAGGTCCTCGAGCAGGCGCCGACCTCGCTGCCCGTGGTGATCGTCTCCTCCGGCGACCTCGGCACGGAGGCGGAGCACCTGCACCAGGTGGCCGTCGACCAGCGCGGGGGCGGTCGTCTGGCCACGTCGCACCTGCTCGCGCAGGGTTACGGCGAGGTGGTGCACGTCGCGGGGCCGCAGGACTGGTTCGACGCCCAGGAGCGGCTCGCGGGCTGGCGCGACGCGTGCCGGTCGGCGGGGATCGAACCGGGTGCGCCCATCGAGCCGGCGGCGCCGATGGAGTCGGGGTGGTCGGCGGCGCACGGAGCGGCGGTGGGCCGGCGCCTGGTCAAGGAGGGGCTTCCGCGGGCCGTCTTCGCCGCCAACGACCAGCTGGCCATCGGGCTGCTGCACGCGTTCTGGGAGGCGGGCGTCCGGGTGCCCGACGACGTGGCCGTGGCGGGGTTCGACGACGAGGCGGGCGCCGCGTACACGATCCCGGCTCTGACCACCGTCCGGCAGGACCTCGCGGCGCTCGGTGCGCGGGCGGTCCGCGTCCTGATGGGAGCCACCGCCGGCAGCCCGCCGACGGTGGGCATCATCCCGGCGCACCTGGTCGTGCGCGCCTCGTCCCTGCGCCGCACGTCCTGA
- a CDS encoding FGGY-family carbohydrate kinase, protein MVVVPNAARAHAAAPDVTSASREAVTSGRTSLGIELGSTRIKACLIGPDHAPIANGSHDWENQLVDGVWTYSLEDVWAGLQSAVADLFADVQRQYGVRPTTFGAIGVSAMMHGYLAFDSEDRLLVPFRTWRNTSTGRAAAELTELLGHNIPLRWSIAHLYQAVLDDEPHVPDVRFVTTLAGYVHWQLTGRRVLGVGDASGMFPIDPATRGYDKEMLAAVDGLLATHRRLEPGVALDALLPQVLCAGEEAGNLTPEGAALLDPTGSLRAGIPLCPPEGDAGTGMVATSSVAPRTGNVSAGTSIFAMVVLERPLAHVHHELDVVTTPAGDPVAMVHCNNGASELDAWVGLFREFALRSGHGSSSDEVFGTLFRAALEGEADGGGLLAYNYLAGEPVTGLESGRPLVVRTPGSSLTLPTFMRASIYGAFATLSLGMRVLAAEGVGLDAMFAHGGVFRTAGVAQRFLAAAIGAPVAVGRTAGEGGAWGIAVLAAYLTSGAEQDLGEYLRTRVFAGADLDVVEPDAADVAGFAAYLDRYQAGLAVERAATLAL, encoded by the coding sequence ATGGTGGTCGTGCCCAACGCCGCGCGTGCCCACGCCGCAGCCCCCGACGTGACGAGCGCCTCCCGTGAGGCCGTCACCTCAGGACGTACCTCGCTCGGCATCGAGCTCGGCTCCACGCGCATCAAGGCGTGCCTGATCGGCCCCGACCACGCGCCGATCGCCAACGGCAGCCACGACTGGGAGAACCAGCTGGTCGACGGCGTGTGGACGTACTCGCTCGAGGACGTCTGGGCCGGCCTGCAGTCGGCGGTGGCGGACCTGTTCGCGGACGTGCAGCGCCAGTACGGCGTGCGCCCGACGACCTTCGGGGCCATCGGCGTCTCCGCGATGATGCACGGCTACCTGGCGTTCGACTCCGAGGACCGGCTGCTGGTGCCGTTCCGGACGTGGCGCAACACGTCGACCGGCCGCGCCGCCGCCGAGCTGACCGAGCTGCTGGGCCACAACATCCCGCTGCGCTGGTCGATCGCCCACCTGTACCAGGCGGTGCTCGACGACGAGCCCCACGTCCCCGACGTCCGCTTCGTCACCACGCTCGCGGGCTACGTGCACTGGCAGCTGACCGGCCGCCGCGTGCTCGGCGTCGGCGACGCCTCCGGCATGTTCCCCATCGACCCTGCCACCCGGGGCTACGACAAGGAGATGCTGGCGGCGGTCGACGGTCTGCTCGCCACGCACCGCCGGCTCGAGCCCGGCGTGGCCCTCGACGCCCTGCTGCCGCAGGTGCTCTGCGCCGGCGAGGAGGCCGGCAACCTCACCCCGGAGGGTGCCGCGCTGCTCGACCCGACCGGCAGCCTGCGCGCGGGCATCCCGCTGTGCCCGCCGGAGGGCGACGCCGGCACCGGCATGGTCGCCACCAGCTCCGTCGCACCGCGCACCGGCAACGTCAGCGCCGGCACCTCGATCTTCGCGATGGTGGTGCTCGAGCGGCCGCTGGCGCACGTGCACCACGAGCTCGACGTGGTCACCACGCCCGCCGGCGACCCGGTGGCGATGGTGCACTGCAACAACGGCGCCAGCGAGCTGGACGCCTGGGTGGGCCTGTTCCGCGAGTTCGCGCTGCGCTCCGGGCACGGCTCCTCGTCCGACGAGGTGTTCGGCACCCTGTTCCGCGCCGCGCTCGAGGGCGAGGCGGACGGCGGCGGCCTGCTGGCCTACAACTACCTGGCCGGCGAGCCGGTCACCGGCCTGGAGTCCGGCCGGCCGCTCGTCGTGCGCACGCCCGGCAGCAGCCTGACGCTGCCGACGTTCATGCGCGCCAGCATCTACGGCGCCTTCGCCACGCTCAGCCTCGGCATGCGCGTGCTCGCGGCTGAGGGCGTCGGCCTCGACGCGATGTTCGCCCACGGGGGCGTGTTCCGCACCGCCGGCGTCGCCCAGCGGTTCCTCGCCGCGGCGATCGGCGCGCCGGTCGCCGTCGGTCGCACCGCCGGTGAGGGCGGCGCGTGGGGGATCGCCGTGCTGGCCGCCTACCTGACCTCCGGTGCGGAGCAGGACCTCGGCGAGTACCTGCGCACCCGCGTGTTCGCCGGTGCGGACCTCGACGTCGTCGAGCCGGACGCGGCCGACGTGGCCGGGTTCGCCGCCTACCTCGACCGCTACCAGGCCGGGCTCGCCGTCGAGCGCGCCGCGACGCTGGCCCTCTGA
- the araA gene encoding L-arabinose isomerase, giving the protein MSKPYADREVWFLTGSQGLYGEETLRQVAEQSQEVARTLGASDDVPATIVWKPVLTDSAAIRRAMLDANSRDDVLGVITWMHTFSPAKMWIAGLDVLSKPLLHLHTQANVELPWDGIDFDFMNLNQAAHGDREYGYALARLGVARTTVVGHASNPTVTARVGTWVRGAAGWAATHELRLARFGDNMRNVAVTEGDKTEAEHVFGVSVNTWGVNDLVAAVDAVENATVDSLVAEYEDLYDVVPELRKGGERHESLRYAARQEAALEAFLGELGAKAFTTNFEDLGALRQLPGIAVQRLMAKGYGFGAEGDWKTAVLVRAAKVMGAGLPGGASLMEDYTYDLTPGDERILGAHMLEICPSLTTSTPKVEIHPLGIGGKEDPVRMVFDADPGVGVVVSLADMRDRFRLTANVVDLVEHPALPNLPVARAVWKPRPDFTTSAEAWLTAGGAHHTVLSTAAGVDAFEVFATIARTELLVIDEATTARGFRDQVRFNAAYYRLAQRI; this is encoded by the coding sequence ATGAGCAAGCCGTACGCCGACCGCGAGGTCTGGTTCCTGACCGGGAGCCAGGGCCTGTACGGCGAGGAGACGCTGCGCCAGGTGGCGGAGCAGTCGCAGGAGGTCGCGCGCACCCTCGGCGCGAGCGACGACGTGCCGGCCACGATCGTCTGGAAGCCGGTGCTGACCGACTCCGCCGCGATCCGCCGGGCGATGCTCGACGCGAACAGCCGTGACGACGTCCTCGGCGTCATCACCTGGATGCACACGTTCTCCCCGGCCAAGATGTGGATCGCCGGCCTGGACGTGCTGAGCAAGCCCCTGCTGCACCTGCACACCCAGGCGAACGTCGAGCTGCCGTGGGACGGCATCGACTTCGACTTCATGAACCTCAACCAGGCCGCGCACGGCGACCGCGAGTACGGCTACGCGCTGGCCCGCCTCGGCGTGGCCCGCACCACCGTCGTCGGCCACGCCTCGAACCCGACCGTCACCGCGCGCGTCGGCACCTGGGTGCGCGGTGCCGCCGGCTGGGCCGCCACGCACGAGCTGCGCCTGGCGCGCTTCGGCGACAACATGCGCAACGTCGCCGTGACCGAGGGCGACAAGACCGAGGCGGAGCACGTCTTCGGCGTCAGCGTGAACACGTGGGGCGTCAACGACCTCGTCGCCGCGGTGGACGCGGTCGAGAACGCCACGGTCGACTCCCTGGTCGCGGAGTACGAGGACCTGTACGACGTGGTGCCGGAGCTGCGCAAGGGTGGCGAGCGGCACGAGTCCCTGCGGTACGCGGCCCGCCAGGAGGCGGCGCTCGAGGCGTTCCTCGGGGAGCTGGGCGCCAAGGCGTTCACGACGAACTTCGAGGACCTCGGCGCGCTGCGCCAGCTCCCGGGCATCGCCGTGCAGCGCCTGATGGCCAAGGGCTACGGCTTCGGCGCCGAGGGCGACTGGAAGACGGCCGTGCTGGTCCGCGCCGCCAAGGTGATGGGCGCCGGCCTGCCCGGTGGCGCGTCGCTGATGGAGGACTACACCTACGACCTGACCCCGGGCGACGAGCGCATCCTCGGTGCGCACATGCTCGAGATCTGCCCGTCGCTGACCACCTCGACGCCGAAGGTCGAGATCCACCCGCTCGGCATCGGCGGCAAGGAGGACCCGGTCCGCATGGTCTTCGACGCCGACCCGGGCGTCGGCGTCGTGGTGTCGCTCGCGGACATGCGGGACCGGTTCCGGCTGACCGCCAACGTCGTCGACCTGGTGGAGCACCCGGCGCTGCCGAACCTGCCGGTCGCCCGGGCCGTCTGGAAGCCGCGCCCCGACTTCACCACGTCGGCGGAGGCCTGGCTGACCGCCGGCGGGGCGCACCACACGGTGCTGTCCACGGCCGCCGGCGTCGACGCCTTCGAGGTGTTCGCCACCATCGCGCGCACCGAGCTGCTCGTCATCGACGAGGCCACCACGGCCCGCGGGTTCCGCGACCAGGTGCGCTTCAACGCCGCGTATTACCGCCTGGCGCAGCGAATCTAG